From a region of the Deinococcus metallilatus genome:
- a CDS encoding branched-chain amino acid ABC transporter permease, with amino-acid sequence MQLILFQLLNSLAFGMLLFLLSAGFSLIFGVARVANLAHGAFYVLSAYIGYTVAQASGNFWLGVLIATLAGALLGVIVERTLISRLRGHELRQVLLTLGLAFVIADAVRFFWGADIKSVSPPAPFEGPITLGGLIFPSYPFVLTVLGLAVFGLIRLVLRRTLAGAQIRAVTADPQMSATLGLPVARISMLTFAAGIGLAAFGGAVGSPQLALTPTLDSTMTLYALIVVVIGGLGSIEGAFLAAILVGLVNGFGAVYFPAFAQIAVFALMILVIAVRPQGLLGRRLGAA; translated from the coding sequence ATGCAACTGATCCTGTTTCAGCTCCTGAACAGCCTGGCGTTCGGGATGCTGCTGTTTTTGCTGTCGGCGGGCTTCTCGCTGATCTTCGGGGTGGCGCGGGTGGCGAACCTGGCGCACGGGGCCTTTTACGTGCTGAGCGCCTATATCGGGTACACGGTGGCGCAGGCGAGCGGCAATTTCTGGTTGGGGGTGCTGATCGCCACGCTGGCGGGTGCGCTGCTGGGGGTGATCGTCGAGCGCACGCTGATCTCGCGCCTGCGCGGCCACGAGCTGCGGCAGGTGCTGCTCACGCTGGGCCTGGCCTTCGTGATCGCGGACGCCGTGCGCTTTTTCTGGGGGGCGGATATCAAGAGCGTGTCGCCGCCCGCCCCCTTTGAAGGGCCGATCACGCTGGGCGGGCTGATCTTCCCCAGTTACCCCTTCGTGTTGACCGTGCTGGGGCTCGCGGTGTTCGGGCTGATCCGGCTGGTGCTGCGCCGGACGCTGGCGGGCGCGCAGATTCGCGCGGTGACCGCCGACCCGCAGATGAGCGCCACGCTGGGCCTGCCCGTCGCGCGCATCTCGATGCTCACCTTCGCGGCGGGGATCGGGCTGGCGGCCTTCGGGGGCGCGGTGGGGAGTCCGCAGCTCGCGTTGACACCCACCCTCGACTCCACCATGACGCTGTACGCGCTGATCGTGGTGGTGATCGGCGGGCTGGGCAGCATCGAGGGGGCCTTTCTGGCGGCGATCCTGGTGGGGCTGGTGAACGGCTTCGGCGCGGTGTATTTCCCGGCCTTCGCGCAGATCGCGGTGTTCGCGCTGATGATCCTGGTCATCGCCGTGCGTCCGCAGGGGCTGCTGGGCCGCCGACTGGGGGCGGCATGA
- a CDS encoding branched-chain amino acid ABC transporter permease, translating to MTVQAAPAVRPGLPRAGLTLGAAVLLIVPLLLGGYPLYLATEALCWAMAAAALDLLVGYLGLTPLGHIAMWGLGGYTAALLMRAGVPLALVLPGAALIATLYSALTAPLALRAGGIFFLMITLAFAQMMQALAEKWSAVTGGTDGLTFKSGLPDWGLYLTVLGALALTLFLLTRLTRSPFGRVLEAIRQNETRARALGYPVFAYKYGAVLIASAFIGLAGALGAYHRGIVTPTDLFWLQSAVLLIMVLLGGARSLWGPVIGAVLYTLLQALVSSHTDLWAGLVGLLLIALVLSGSGGLWALFARRRKA from the coding sequence ATGACCGTGCAGGCTGCACCTGCCGTGCGCCCAGGGCTGCCGCGCGCCGGGCTGACCCTCGGGGCCGCCGTCCTCCTGATCGTCCCGCTCCTGCTGGGCGGCTACCCGCTGTACCTTGCCACCGAGGCGCTGTGCTGGGCGATGGCCGCCGCCGCCCTCGATCTGCTGGTGGGCTACCTGGGCCTGACGCCGCTGGGCCATATCGCGATGTGGGGGCTGGGCGGGTACACGGCGGCGCTGCTCATGCGCGCGGGGGTGCCGCTGGCGCTGGTGCTGCCCGGGGCGGCCCTGATCGCCACCCTCTACTCGGCCCTGACCGCGCCGCTGGCGCTGCGGGCGGGCGGCATCTTCTTCCTGATGATCACGCTGGCCTTCGCGCAGATGATGCAGGCGTTGGCCGAAAAGTGGAGCGCCGTGACGGGCGGCACCGACGGCCTGACCTTCAAATCGGGTCTGCCCGACTGGGGCCTGTACCTGACCGTGCTGGGCGCGCTGGCCCTGACCCTCTTCCTGCTGACGCGCCTGACCCGCTCGCCCTTCGGCCGGGTGCTGGAGGCCATCCGCCAGAACGAAACCCGCGCCCGCGCCCTGGGCTATCCAGTCTTCGCCTACAAGTACGGCGCGGTGCTGATCGCCTCCGCCTTTATCGGGCTGGCGGGGGCGCTGGGGGCGTATCACCGCGGGATCGTCACGCCCACCGACCTGTTCTGGCTGCAAAGCGCGGTGCTGCTGATCATGGTGCTGCTGGGCGGCGCGCGCTCGCTGTGGGGGCCGGTGATCGGCGCGGTGCTGTACACGCTGCTGCAAGCCCTGGTGAGTTCGCACACCGACCTGTGGGCGGGGCTGGTCGGGCTGCTGCTGATCGCGCTGGTGCTGTCGGGCAGCGGCGGCCTGTGGGCCCTGTTCGCACGGAGGAGGAAAGCATGA
- a CDS encoding ABC transporter substrate-binding protein, giving the protein MKRSLPFLSLGLLLTATAQAQTSPVKIGVIMPFSGVYAQLGEEGMRGMTLYLDSIGNKVAGHPIQLIRGDEEADPAVALRKANKLINSDKVDILAGVVLTPSAYALAPVVAEAKTPLVVFNALGNALTRDRKNPYVFRASGSGWQFSHPFGKYVADKVSKNTFVLAADYAFGKESVADFKDSYTAAGGRVAGEVYTPLGSTDFSPYLARIAAARTEAVYAFLSGSDAVLFMKQWTQFGLNKSVKLAVSGEMVDEKLLNSVGDGIAGAISVGPWVQDLPVAQNKIFVDAYKKKYNDVPGVYALRGWDTARVIVEALKKTRGNTADKAALLAALRDVNFQSPRGTFRFDPVTQNVVNPIYVRQVVKTPQGLVNKFVTNLGSFADPGK; this is encoded by the coding sequence ATGAAGCGTTCCCTTCCGTTCCTCTCGCTCGGCCTGCTCCTTACAGCCACCGCGCAGGCCCAGACCAGTCCCGTCAAGATCGGCGTGATCATGCCCTTTTCCGGCGTGTACGCGCAGCTTGGCGAGGAAGGCATGCGCGGCATGACCCTGTACCTGGATTCCATCGGCAACAAGGTGGCGGGCCACCCGATCCAGCTTATCCGCGGGGACGAGGAGGCCGATCCGGCGGTCGCGCTGCGCAAGGCCAACAAGCTGATCAACAGTGACAAGGTGGACATCCTGGCGGGTGTCGTGCTGACCCCCAGCGCCTACGCGCTGGCCCCGGTGGTGGCCGAGGCGAAGACGCCGCTGGTGGTCTTCAATGCCCTGGGGAACGCCCTGACCCGCGACCGCAAGAATCCCTACGTGTTCCGCGCCTCCGGCTCCGGCTGGCAGTTCAGCCATCCCTTCGGCAAGTACGTGGCGGACAAGGTCAGCAAGAACACCTTCGTGCTGGCCGCCGACTACGCCTTCGGCAAGGAGTCGGTCGCGGACTTCAAGGATTCCTACACGGCGGCGGGCGGCCGAGTAGCCGGAGAGGTGTACACGCCGCTGGGCAGCACCGATTTCAGCCCCTACCTGGCGCGGATCGCGGCGGCCAGGACCGAAGCGGTCTACGCCTTCCTCAGCGGCAGCGACGCGGTGCTCTTTATGAAGCAGTGGACGCAGTTCGGCCTGAACAAGTCCGTCAAGCTGGCCGTGTCGGGCGAGATGGTCGACGAGAAGCTGCTCAACTCGGTGGGCGACGGCATCGCCGGGGCGATCAGCGTCGGTCCCTGGGTGCAGGACCTGCCGGTCGCCCAGAACAAGATCTTCGTCGACGCCTACAAGAAGAAATACAACGATGTGCCGGGGGTGTACGCCCTGCGCGGCTGGGACACCGCCCGCGTGATCGTCGAAGCCCTCAAGAAAACCCGGGGCAACACCGCCGACAAGGCGGCCCTCCTCGCGGCCCTGCGGGACGTGAACTTCCAGTCGCCACGCGGCACCTTCCGCTTCGACCCGGTCACGCAGAATGTGGTGAACCCGATCTATGTCCGCCAGGTCGTGAAGACGCCCCAGGGCCTGGTGAACAAGTTCGTCACGAACCTCGGCAGCTTCGCGGACCCCGGCAAGTAA